The DNA region ATATACGGACGGGCTGACCGAAGCGGTCAATATCCGTTATGTCCAGAAAGACCCCAAGGAGATGCGGCAGGATTTCGAGGCGGCGCGCCTGTTCCCTATCCTGCGGGAAATCTCGCCGTTACCGCCCGCCGAACTGCTCGCGAAGCTGATGGAACGCCTCGTGGAGTTCCGGGGCGCCGACAGCTTCAGCGACGATATCTGCCTCGTCTGCATGGAAGTGAAATAGGCCGGTAATAATTGAGATTGGAGGTAATTTACAAGAATGAACAATAATAATAGCGAAAAAAAAGGGTTGCCGCCGGAACAACATGAAGAATTACTTAAAACATTGAAAGCCCGTTTTGAGAAAAACATGTCCCGCCATGAAGGTATCGAATGGATAGAAGTCGAAGCAAAGCTGGAAGCCCATACGGAAAAACTCTGGTCGCTCAATGAAATGGAAAGAACCGGCGGCGAACCGGATGTTGTCGGTTATGATAGAGGGACGGATGAGTACATTTTTTATGATTGTTCAGCGGAAAGTCCTGAAGCACGGAGAAACGTTTGTTATGACCGCGAGGCCTTGGAGTCAAGGAAAGAATTTAAACCGAAGGATTCCGCAATAGATATGGCAGCA from Brevinematales bacterium includes:
- a CDS encoding DUF4256 domain-containing protein, producing the protein MNNNNSEKKGLPPEQHEELLKTLKARFEKNMSRHEGIEWIEVEAKLEAHTEKLWSLNEMERTGGEPDVVGYDRGTDEYIFYDCSAESPEARRNVCYDREALESRKEFKPKDSAIDMAASMGIEILTEEQYRELQKLGNFDLKTSSWVKTPSEIRKLGGALFTDRRYDHVFIYHNSAPSYYGVRGFRGSLKV